Proteins encoded by one window of Salmonirosea aquatica:
- a CDS encoding nucleotidyltransferase family protein codes for MSVQHQPVDNKKQLFDLLIQHQSNIKAFGAARIGLFGSFVRDEQNDSSDVDLLVEFQAGKKTFKNMVHLNYYLQALIHRKIQLVTWMGLADFVKKEVVKEIEYVAIAD; via the coding sequence ATGAGCGTTCAGCATCAGCCCGTTGACAACAAAAAACAGCTATTCGATTTGCTCATTCAGCATCAGTCGAATATCAAGGCATTTGGTGCGGCTCGCATCGGCCTGTTCGGATCCTTCGTGAGAGACGAACAGAATGACAGTAGCGACGTGGACCTCCTGGTTGAATTTCAGGCGGGTAAAAAGACATTCAAAAACATGGTTCATTTGAATTACTATCTGCAAGCCCTGATACACCGCAAAATACAGTTGGTTACCTGGATGGGACTGGCCGATTTTGTCAAAAAAGAAGTAGTCAAAGAAATCGAGTATGTCGCCATCGCTGATTGA
- the ilvB gene encoding biosynthetic-type acetolactate synthase large subunit, with amino-acid sequence MILESIEPELKTDALKLMNGSHAVIRSLIAEGVKTIFGYPGGAIMPVYDAIYDYQEEINHILVRHEQGAGHAAEGFARISGQVGVCLVTSGPGATNLVTAVADAIIDSTPLVCVVGQVAKHLLGTDAFQETDVIGVTMPITKWNYQITSADEVPEIMAKAFYIAKSGRPGPVLIDITKNAQSEMMTKPFVYKFCEKLLGYRPRLVPKQEQVEKAATLINQAKRPFLLFGHGVKLAGAEQELIELVEKTGIPCASTLLGLSSVPVNHPLYAGWLGMHGNYSTNRLTNECDVLIGIGLRFDDRVTGDATRYAKQAKIVHIEIDPAEIDKIVKADAPVVGDAKEALKMLMPLLTPNSHQEWLNRFKALDAEEKDCITTPELAATTEKIKMAEVVRMLSDKTKGEAVIVADVGQHQMVTARYYEFKRNNSFITSGGLGTMGYALPAAFGAKVGDPSREVVAIIGDGCFQMTLQELGTIAQSGLPVKAIILNNNYLGMVRQWQQLFFEKRYSFVELQNPDFITIAKGFGIAGHTCDQRENLSDSLDKMLQSDKPYLLEVIVEKEENVFPMVASGACVSEIRLK; translated from the coding sequence ATGATCCTGGAAAGCATCGAGCCAGAATTGAAAACCGACGCGCTGAAACTGATGAACGGCTCCCACGCCGTTATCCGCTCCCTGATTGCGGAAGGTGTGAAAACCATTTTTGGCTATCCCGGCGGGGCCATCATGCCCGTGTACGATGCCATTTATGATTATCAGGAAGAAATTAATCATATTCTGGTACGCCACGAGCAGGGAGCCGGGCACGCTGCCGAAGGCTTTGCCCGCATCTCAGGCCAAGTGGGCGTGTGTCTGGTGACATCAGGGCCGGGTGCCACCAATCTAGTGACTGCCGTGGCGGATGCCATCATTGACTCTACGCCCCTGGTGTGCGTAGTAGGGCAGGTAGCCAAGCATCTGTTGGGTACCGATGCCTTTCAGGAGACGGACGTCATCGGCGTCACGATGCCCATCACCAAATGGAACTACCAGATTACCTCGGCCGACGAAGTACCGGAGATCATGGCCAAGGCTTTCTACATCGCCAAATCGGGCCGTCCGGGACCCGTACTCATTGACATTACCAAGAATGCGCAGTCAGAAATGATGACGAAGCCATTCGTCTATAAATTCTGTGAAAAACTGTTGGGGTACCGTCCCCGCCTGGTACCCAAGCAAGAGCAGGTTGAAAAAGCAGCTACCCTCATCAACCAGGCCAAACGTCCGTTCCTGCTGTTCGGGCACGGAGTCAAACTGGCCGGTGCGGAGCAGGAACTGATCGAACTGGTAGAAAAAACGGGCATTCCCTGTGCTTCTACCTTGTTAGGACTGTCGTCGGTGCCCGTAAACCACCCCTTGTATGCGGGCTGGCTGGGAATGCACGGGAACTACAGTACCAACCGTCTTACCAACGAATGTGACGTGCTGATCGGAATCGGACTACGCTTCGACGACCGTGTGACGGGCGACGCCACGCGTTATGCCAAGCAGGCCAAAATCGTCCACATCGAGATTGATCCGGCTGAAATTGACAAAATCGTGAAAGCCGACGCGCCCGTGGTAGGTGATGCCAAGGAAGCTCTCAAAATGCTGATGCCCCTACTTACCCCGAACAGCCACCAAGAATGGCTGAATCGTTTCAAGGCCCTCGACGCGGAGGAAAAGGACTGTATCACGACTCCTGAACTCGCAGCTACGACTGAAAAAATCAAAATGGCCGAAGTAGTGCGGATGCTTTCTGATAAGACCAAAGGAGAAGCGGTTATCGTAGCCGACGTAGGACAGCACCAAATGGTAACGGCGCGTTATTACGAGTTCAAGCGCAACAATTCCTTTATTACTTCCGGGGGATTGGGTACCATGGGCTACGCACTGCCAGCGGCTTTCGGAGCCAAAGTGGGTGATCCCTCCCGCGAAGTGGTAGCCATTATCGGCGACGGCTGCTTCCAGATGACTCTACAGGAACTCGGTACGATTGCCCAGAGCGGTTTGCCTGTCAAAGCGATCATCCTGAACAACAACTACCTGGGCATGGTACGGCAGTGGCAGCAGTTGTTTTTTGAGAAACGCTACTCATTCGTGGAATTGCAGAATCCTGACTTTATCACCATCGCCAAGGGGTTCGGCATTGCCGGGCATACCTGCGATCAGCGGGAGAATCTCAGCGATTCGCTAGATAAAATGTTGCAGTCTGACAAACCCTACCTGCTGGAAGTAATCGTGGAAAAAGAAGAGAACGTGTTCCCGATGGTAGCATCCGGAGCCTGTGTTTCCGAGATACGACTGAAATAA
- the ilvN gene encoding acetolactate synthase small subunit, translating to MTSYTICVFTENSIGLLNKITIIFTRRRVNIESLTVSETERKGVSRFTIVIKEDSREKVEKMVRQIRKVVEVLAVFGYLNDEIAYNEIALFKVPTPEGAKRLEIETINKVYKAWVVYWGLDYVVIEKTGTEEEIFEFFNYIKPHGILEFVRSGRVAVSKSPRSLVEYLPEAQWDYYL from the coding sequence ATGACCTCATACACCATTTGTGTTTTTACCGAGAATTCCATCGGCCTGCTGAATAAGATCACGATCATATTCACCCGCCGCCGGGTGAATATCGAAAGTCTAACCGTGTCAGAAACCGAGCGCAAGGGCGTGTCGCGCTTCACTATCGTGATTAAGGAGGACTCGCGCGAGAAAGTGGAGAAAATGGTGCGCCAAATCCGTAAAGTCGTGGAGGTACTGGCCGTATTTGGCTACCTCAACGATGAAATCGCCTACAATGAGATCGCACTATTCAAGGTACCTACCCCCGAAGGTGCCAAACGACTGGAAATCGAAACCATCAATAAGGTTTACAAGGCCTGGGTTGTGTACTGGGGCCTGGACTATGTGGTGATTGAAAAAACCGGGACTGAGGAAGAAATCTTTGAATTTTTCAATTACATCAAACCTCATGGGATTCTCGAGTTTGTGCGTTCCGGGCGGGTGGCCGTCAGCAAATCGCCCAGGAGCCTGGTAGAGTACCTGCCCGAAGCCCAATGGGATTACTATTTGTAA
- the ilvC gene encoding ketol-acid reductoisomerase: protein MAKLNFGGVEEEVVTREEFPLEKAREVLNDETIAVIGYGVQGPGQSLNMRDNGFNVIVGQRKGGKSWDKAVADGWVPGETLFEIEEALEKGTIICYLLSDAAQIELWPTVKKALTPGKSLYFSHGFGITYKDKTGIVPPADVDVFLVAPKGSGTSLRRMFVEGKGLNSSFAVFQDATGNARTKCIAMGIGVGSGYLFETDFYREVTSDLTGERGTLMGAIQGIFAAQYEVLRANGHSPSEAFNETVEELTQSLMPLVAENGMDWMYANCSTTAQRGALDWWKPFRDATKPVFEQLYNSVKSGEQAEISISRNSQSDYRVKLEEELAELRESEMWQAGSTVRGLRPERG, encoded by the coding sequence ATGGCAAAGTTAAATTTTGGCGGAGTTGAAGAAGAAGTAGTGACCCGCGAGGAGTTTCCCCTTGAAAAAGCCCGTGAAGTATTGAATGATGAAACCATCGCGGTAATTGGCTATGGTGTACAAGGCCCTGGCCAAAGCTTGAACATGCGCGACAATGGCTTCAACGTGATCGTTGGCCAGCGTAAGGGAGGCAAGTCGTGGGACAAGGCCGTAGCCGACGGCTGGGTACCGGGCGAGACGCTTTTTGAAATCGAGGAAGCCCTCGAAAAAGGAACAATTATCTGCTACCTGCTTTCTGACGCTGCCCAAATCGAACTTTGGCCTACGGTAAAAAAAGCACTGACCCCCGGCAAATCACTGTACTTCTCGCACGGATTCGGAATCACCTATAAGGACAAAACAGGGATCGTACCTCCTGCCGATGTGGATGTATTCCTGGTTGCACCCAAAGGGTCGGGTACCTCGTTGCGCCGCATGTTTGTGGAAGGCAAAGGGCTCAATTCTTCGTTTGCCGTATTCCAGGATGCTACGGGCAATGCCCGCACCAAATGCATCGCCATGGGTATTGGGGTAGGTTCTGGGTACCTGTTCGAAACGGACTTTTACCGCGAGGTAACCTCCGACCTTACCGGTGAACGGGGTACCTTGATGGGCGCCATTCAGGGAATATTTGCTGCCCAGTATGAAGTGCTCCGGGCTAATGGCCACTCGCCTTCCGAAGCTTTTAACGAAACAGTGGAAGAACTAACCCAATCACTGATGCCGCTCGTGGCCGAAAATGGTATGGACTGGATGTATGCCAACTGCTCGACCACTGCCCAGCGCGGTGCACTCGACTGGTGGAAGCCTTTCCGTGATGCCACCAAGCCAGTATTTGAGCAATTGTACAACTCAGTGAAATCCGGCGAACAAGCCGAAATTTCGATCTCCCGCAACTCCCAGTCGGACTACCGCGTGAAGCTGGAAGAGGAGTTGGCCGAGCTGCGCGAATCAGAAATGTGGCAGGCGGGCAGCACCGTGCGCGGATTGCGTCCTGAGCGGGGATAA
- the ilvA gene encoding threonine ammonia-lyase IlvA — MEANPSDNLPNVPTLDAIFLAAERLRNVAAHTPLMQNLHLSEHYGANIYLKREDLQIVRSYKIRGAYNKMANLSPEVLSKGVVCASAGNHAQGVAYACRKMGVQGVIFMPTTTPAQKIKQVGMFGKEWVTIQLVGDTYDDAYHAAMQYQATHEATFVHPFDDVQVMEGQGTVGLEIFKDADFKIDYLLMAIGGGGLASGVSTVFKQLSPKTKLIGVEPLGSPTMQRAIEENHVLTLDKIDKFVDGAAVRRAGDITFEICRQNLDRIILVPEGKVCSTILQLYNEEAIVAEPAGALTVAALDFIKDEIKGKNVVALIGGGNNDITRTEEIKERSLLYEGLKHYFIIRFPQRAGAFRDFVDVLGSDVDITRFEYTKKTNREQGPALIGLELKSREDFAPLLRRMDEGRIAYEYLNDQPDLFQYLV, encoded by the coding sequence ATGGAAGCCAATCCCAGCGACAACCTCCCAAACGTACCTACTCTCGACGCGATTTTCTTGGCTGCCGAGCGGCTGCGGAATGTCGCTGCGCATACGCCCCTGATGCAGAACCTACACCTTTCTGAGCATTATGGGGCCAATATCTACCTCAAACGGGAAGATTTGCAGATTGTGCGTTCGTATAAAATCCGTGGGGCTTATAATAAAATGGCGAATCTTTCGCCCGAAGTATTGAGTAAGGGCGTCGTGTGCGCCAGCGCTGGAAACCACGCGCAGGGCGTAGCCTACGCCTGCCGAAAAATGGGCGTGCAGGGCGTCATATTCATGCCAACCACCACACCCGCCCAGAAAATCAAGCAGGTAGGTATGTTCGGGAAAGAATGGGTGACCATCCAGCTCGTGGGCGATACTTATGACGATGCCTACCACGCAGCCATGCAGTATCAAGCCACGCACGAAGCTACTTTCGTGCATCCGTTCGACGATGTGCAGGTTATGGAAGGGCAGGGTACCGTTGGGCTGGAGATATTCAAGGACGCCGATTTCAAGATCGACTACCTGCTGATGGCCATTGGTGGCGGCGGCCTGGCTTCGGGCGTTTCTACGGTTTTCAAACAGCTTTCTCCCAAAACCAAACTCATTGGCGTGGAGCCGCTCGGCTCACCTACCATGCAGCGTGCCATTGAAGAAAACCACGTGCTCACGCTGGATAAGATCGATAAATTTGTAGACGGGGCCGCCGTGCGCCGTGCCGGAGACATTACCTTCGAAATTTGCCGGCAAAACCTGGATCGGATTATCCTGGTACCCGAAGGCAAGGTCTGCTCAACCATCCTGCAACTCTACAACGAAGAGGCCATCGTGGCCGAACCCGCCGGGGCGTTGACTGTTGCCGCGCTGGATTTTATCAAGGATGAAATCAAAGGTAAAAATGTAGTAGCCCTGATCGGCGGCGGCAACAACGACATTACGCGCACCGAGGAAATCAAGGAACGTTCGCTGCTGTACGAAGGGCTGAAACACTACTTCATCATTCGCTTCCCGCAACGCGCGGGTGCTTTCCGCGATTTCGTGGATGTGCTGGGTTCCGACGTAGACATTACCCGCTTCGAGTACACCAAGAAAACCAACCGCGAGCAGGGTCCGGCTCTGATTGGCCTCGAGCTGAAAAGTCGGGAGGATTTTGCTCCGCTGCTTCGGCGCATGGACGAAGGCCGCATCGCCTATGAGTACCTCAACGACCAGCCGGATTTGTTTCAATATTTGGTTTAA
- the leuC gene encoding 3-isopropylmalate dehydratase large subunit: protein MSKQTLFDKVWDAHVVRKIEDGPDVFFIDRHFIHEVTSPVAFNGLESRGADVLFPERTFATADHNTPTINQHLPVADPLSANQLHALETNTAKYGISHWGLGHAKNGIVHVIGPENGITQPGMTIVCGDSHTSTHGAFGAIAFGIGTSEVEMVLASQCIMQPKPKKMRITINGKLGKGVLPKDVVLYIISQISASGATGYFVEYAGEVFEDMSMEGRMTVCNMSIEMGARGGMIAPDEKTFAYLKGRDQSPKGEAWDKAVEYWKTLKTDEDAEFDLEYTYDAADIEPQITYGTNPGMGTGISQSIPSAAEVEGGASYAKSLSYMGFAEEESMLGKPIDFVFLGSCTNGRIEDFRAFASIVKGRKKADNVTAWLVPGSHVVESQIKDEGILDVLTEAGFELRQPGCSACLAMNDDKVPAGKYAVSTSNRNFEGRQGPGARTLLASPFVAAAAAVTGVVSDPRQFL, encoded by the coding sequence ATGAGTAAGCAAACCCTTTTCGACAAAGTGTGGGATGCCCACGTCGTTCGCAAGATCGAAGACGGCCCTGATGTGTTCTTCATCGACCGTCACTTCATTCACGAAGTAACCAGTCCCGTGGCGTTTAACGGACTGGAAAGCCGGGGTGCCGATGTACTGTTTCCAGAACGTACCTTCGCCACTGCCGACCACAATACACCTACCATCAACCAGCACTTGCCCGTAGCGGATCCGCTGTCGGCCAACCAGTTGCACGCCCTGGAAACCAATACGGCCAAATACGGCATCTCGCACTGGGGCCTGGGCCATGCCAAAAACGGAATCGTCCATGTAATCGGGCCCGAGAATGGTATCACGCAGCCAGGTATGACCATCGTGTGCGGCGACTCGCATACCTCTACGCACGGAGCGTTCGGAGCCATTGCCTTTGGCATAGGTACCTCGGAAGTGGAAATGGTGCTGGCCTCGCAGTGCATCATGCAGCCCAAGCCCAAGAAAATGCGGATCACGATCAATGGTAAGCTCGGCAAAGGGGTGCTGCCCAAGGATGTAGTGTTGTATATTATTTCCCAAATTTCGGCCAGTGGTGCCACGGGATACTTTGTAGAGTATGCCGGCGAAGTATTCGAAGACATGAGCATGGAAGGCCGCATGACGGTCTGTAACATGAGCATAGAGATGGGCGCGCGGGGCGGAATGATTGCTCCTGACGAAAAAACCTTTGCCTACCTCAAAGGCCGCGACCAATCGCCTAAGGGTGAGGCCTGGGATAAAGCGGTGGAGTACTGGAAGACTCTCAAAACCGACGAAGACGCCGAATTTGACCTGGAATACACTTATGATGCCGCCGATATTGAACCGCAAATCACCTATGGTACCAATCCGGGCATGGGAACGGGCATCAGCCAGTCTATCCCCTCGGCGGCAGAAGTGGAAGGCGGAGCTTCTTACGCCAAATCGCTGAGCTACATGGGTTTCGCCGAAGAAGAAAGCATGCTAGGCAAACCGATTGATTTTGTGTTCCTGGGAAGCTGCACCAATGGACGCATCGAAGACTTCCGGGCCTTTGCTTCCATCGTGAAAGGACGTAAGAAAGCGGATAACGTCACGGCGTGGTTGGTACCTGGCTCGCACGTGGTGGAGTCGCAAATTAAAGATGAAGGCATCCTGGACGTGCTGACCGAAGCAGGCTTTGAGCTGCGCCAACCCGGTTGCTCGGCTTGCTTGGCTATGAACGACGATAAGGTACCTGCCGGTAAGTATGCCGTAAGTACCTCCAACCGTAACTTTGAAGGCCGTCAGGGACCCGGCGCGCGTACCTTGTTGGCGAGCCCATTCGTGGCAGCAGCAGCAGCGGTGACGGGTGTCGTCTCGGATCCCCGTCAGTTTCTTTAA
- a CDS encoding class I SAM-dependent methyltransferase, whose translation MKNTQYIGNELGLFALADNWKDYWASQVVPYLGSKVLEVGAGLGGTTHLLISKMDKLDQWICLEPDERLASQIKPSLASATRNADKVIVETRYLAEYDPQARFDSLIYIDVIEHIEDDRKELELAMKYLKPGGHLVVLVPAHNFLMSPFDKAIGHYRRYNKKMLLDIVPENAKIVMHKYLDSFGLSLSLANKLFLKQTYPTEKQILFWNNFIVPVSKKLDPLLYYNLGKSVLLICERK comes from the coding sequence GTGAAAAATACTCAATATATCGGGAATGAGTTAGGGCTATTTGCGTTGGCCGACAATTGGAAGGATTATTGGGCCAGTCAGGTGGTTCCGTATTTGGGTAGCAAAGTACTGGAAGTAGGGGCTGGGTTGGGAGGCACTACCCATTTGCTTATTTCAAAAATGGACAAACTCGATCAATGGATTTGCCTGGAACCCGATGAACGCCTGGCCAGTCAGATAAAGCCCTCCCTTGCAAGTGCCACTCGCAATGCGGACAAGGTCATAGTCGAGACAAGGTACCTTGCCGAGTATGATCCCCAGGCACGGTTTGATTCACTTATTTACATCGATGTGATCGAGCACATCGAAGACGATCGGAAAGAATTGGAGCTGGCTATGAAGTACCTGAAACCTGGCGGGCATCTGGTCGTGTTGGTTCCGGCGCATAATTTTCTGATGAGCCCCTTTGACAAAGCCATCGGGCATTACAGGCGCTACAATAAGAAAATGCTGCTAGATATTGTGCCTGAAAATGCAAAAATCGTGATGCATAAGTACCTGGATTCCTTTGGGTTGAGTCTTTCGCTGGCGAATAAACTTTTCCTGAAGCAGACATATCCCACAGAGAAACAGATACTGTTTTGGAACAATTTCATTGTGCCCGTGTCGAAAAAGCTCGACCCACTATTGTATTATAATCTTGGAAAGTCGGTCTTGCTGATTTGTGAAAGGAAGTAA
- the leuD gene encoding 3-isopropylmalate dehydratase small subunit: MAYDKFTILQSSAVPMPLENVDTDQIIPARFLKATERKGFGDNLFRDWRYNNDDSPKADFVLNNPTYSGKILVAGRNFGSGSSREHAAWAIYDYGFRCVVSSFFADIFKNNSINVGLLPVQVTPEFLDKIFQTIEQDPKTELEVNLADQTITILATGEQESFAINGYKKHNLMNGFDDIDYLRAMKEEIGAYAEKSMY, from the coding sequence ATGGCTTACGATAAATTCACTATCCTCCAATCCTCCGCTGTTCCAATGCCTTTGGAAAATGTGGACACCGACCAGATCATCCCTGCGCGCTTCCTGAAAGCCACGGAGCGTAAAGGCTTTGGCGATAACTTGTTTCGCGACTGGCGCTATAATAATGACGACAGTCCAAAAGCCGATTTTGTCCTCAACAACCCTACCTACTCAGGAAAAATTCTGGTAGCGGGTCGTAACTTCGGCAGCGGATCCAGCCGTGAGCACGCTGCCTGGGCCATCTACGACTATGGCTTCCGCTGCGTGGTGTCGAGCTTTTTTGCTGACATTTTCAAGAACAATTCCATCAATGTCGGCCTATTGCCCGTGCAGGTGACGCCGGAGTTTCTGGACAAGATTTTCCAGACGATCGAACAAGACCCTAAAACCGAACTGGAAGTCAACCTGGCGGACCAGACCATCACAATCCTCGCTACGGGCGAACAGGAATCTTTCGCTATTAACGGCTATAAAAAGCACAACCTCATGAATGGCTTCGATGACATTGATTATCTGCGGGCCATGAAAGAGGAGATTGGTGCGTATGCTGAGAAAAGTATGTACTGA
- a CDS encoding HepT-like ribonuclease domain-containing protein has translation MSPSLIEFLEHIRDEMNFLVKHSENLTYEALVENEVLNRAFVRSLEIIGEASKKIPDEVRIDNSEIDWKGLAGLRDVLIHQYWGVDFEILWNILEDEIPFAKIWIDSIIEKEKSKLKNNE, from the coding sequence ATGTCGCCATCGCTGATTGAGTTCCTTGAGCACATTCGTGACGAAATGAATTTTCTGGTCAAGCATTCTGAAAACTTGACTTATGAAGCATTGGTCGAAAATGAAGTACTGAATCGCGCGTTTGTCCGAAGTTTGGAAATTATCGGTGAGGCCTCCAAGAAAATTCCCGATGAAGTCCGAATCGATAATTCCGAAATAGATTGGAAAGGGCTAGCTGGATTGAGAGATGTGCTGATACATCAATACTGGGGTGTCGATTTTGAGATACTATGGAATATTCTGGAAGATGAGATTCCCTTTGCGAAAATTTGGATTGATAGCATTATAGAAAAAGAAAAAAGTAAACTGAAAAACAATGAGTAA
- a CDS encoding alpha-isopropylmalate synthase regulatory domain-containing protein, which produces MRYIEIMDTTLRDGEQTSGVSFSASEKLTIAQLLLQEVKVDRLEVASARVSEGEFQAVKKITDWAAQHGYLDRIEVLTFVDGDTSINWMLKGGARVMNLLTKGSLNHLKYQLRKTPAQHFEEIRRVVEQAEAVGIAVNVYLEDWSNGMRNSPDYVFEALDFLTALPIRRIMLPDTLGVLTPSESYTFVKSIVDRYPDHHFDFHGHNDYDLSIANTLEAVKAGAHGLHLTVNGMGERAGNAPLASTIAVLNDFMPEVKTSVVEESLYTVSKIVETFSGIRIPANKPIVGENVFTQTAGIHADGDKKNNLYFSKLMPERFGRQRLYALGKTSGKANIENNLRELGITLGEEELKKVTQRIIELGDRKEVVTPEDLPYIISDVLDSDAIEERVTVLNYVLTHSKNLKPSATLQVRICDKIFEESAQGDGQYDAFMNALKKIYDQLDTELPVLTDYAVRIPPGGKTDALCETIITWNIGGKDVKTRGLDSDQTVSAIKATQKMLNLLGESRLIKALPSEVELTV; this is translated from the coding sequence ATGAGATATATCGAAATAATGGATACAACCCTGCGCGACGGGGAGCAGACCAGCGGCGTGTCGTTTTCGGCCTCCGAAAAGCTAACCATTGCGCAGCTGTTATTGCAGGAAGTAAAAGTAGACCGTCTGGAAGTAGCCTCCGCCCGAGTATCGGAGGGAGAATTTCAGGCGGTGAAAAAAATCACGGACTGGGCAGCGCAACACGGTTATCTGGATCGGATCGAAGTGCTGACGTTTGTAGATGGCGACACATCCATCAACTGGATGCTGAAAGGAGGTGCCAGGGTAATGAACCTACTTACTAAAGGCTCGCTCAATCACCTGAAATACCAGCTACGGAAAACTCCGGCGCAGCATTTCGAAGAAATCAGGCGGGTGGTCGAGCAGGCCGAAGCCGTAGGAATTGCGGTCAACGTATATTTGGAAGACTGGAGCAATGGCATGCGAAACTCCCCGGACTATGTTTTCGAAGCTCTGGATTTTCTGACTGCGCTTCCCATCCGTCGCATCATGCTGCCGGATACGCTGGGGGTACTTACGCCAAGCGAATCATACACGTTCGTAAAATCCATCGTGGATCGTTACCCGGATCATCATTTTGACTTCCATGGGCACAATGACTACGATCTCAGCATCGCCAATACGCTGGAAGCCGTCAAAGCAGGAGCGCACGGCTTGCACCTGACCGTGAACGGTATGGGCGAGCGGGCGGGCAATGCACCCCTCGCCAGCACCATTGCGGTGCTGAATGATTTCATGCCGGAAGTCAAAACGTCCGTAGTGGAGGAGTCCCTATATACCGTAAGTAAGATTGTCGAAACTTTCTCGGGCATCCGGATTCCGGCTAACAAACCCATTGTGGGCGAGAATGTGTTTACCCAAACGGCGGGTATTCATGCCGATGGTGATAAGAAAAACAACCTGTACTTCAGTAAGCTGATGCCCGAGCGCTTTGGCCGGCAGCGGCTCTATGCGCTGGGCAAAACCTCAGGGAAAGCCAACATCGAGAATAACCTGCGTGAACTAGGCATCACACTGGGTGAAGAGGAACTGAAAAAAGTGACCCAACGCATCATTGAACTGGGTGACCGTAAGGAGGTCGTGACTCCGGAAGACCTACCCTACATCATATCCGATGTGCTGGATAGTGATGCCATAGAGGAAAGAGTGACAGTTTTGAATTACGTGTTGACCCATTCCAAGAATCTCAAGCCTTCCGCTACCCTGCAGGTACGTATTTGCGACAAGATTTTTGAAGAAAGTGCCCAGGGCGATGGTCAGTACGATGCCTTCATGAATGCGCTGAAGAAAATATACGATCAGCTGGATACTGAGCTTCCTGTGCTGACCGACTACGCGGTACGTATACCACCTGGCGGTAAAACGGATGCTTTGTGCGAAACCATCATTACCTGGAATATTGGTGGCAAGGATGTTAAAACCCGCGGACTCGATTCGGACCAAACGGTGTCGGCGATCAAGGCTACTCAGAAAATGCTGAACCTATTGGGAGAATCCCGGCTAATCAAAGCCTTGCCCAGCGAAGTCGAACTAACGGTCTGA
- a CDS encoding AraC family transcriptional regulator, with protein sequence MLRVPSDISSQEFESLKIQDMTFVAYRNEVYPSRYEVFFEEHAVIVVLEGEKKFSSPTQEVHVQKGDILFIQRGFYLMSESIHAAYKSLVFFFDEKLLKEFVGLHGELFEGRSEGEGTSLQSPILHLHSSENFSQFVGSVLPYFRSQSSLKTHFLRLKFQELLLHLLEIDTSGNLQAILLSIHKGQKADLRFLMNSYSLKPLTLNELARLSGRSLSAFKRDFQEEFHTSPALWIKQKRLEHADLLLRTTKMNVSEISSEIGYESVSHFIKSYKDKYGFTPKGTS encoded by the coding sequence TTGTTAAGGGTACCCTCCGACATAAGCAGCCAGGAATTCGAGTCCCTGAAAATTCAGGACATGACGTTTGTGGCCTATCGCAACGAAGTGTACCCTTCGCGGTATGAGGTGTTTTTTGAAGAACATGCCGTAATTGTGGTACTGGAAGGCGAGAAAAAATTCAGCAGTCCGACGCAGGAAGTGCATGTACAGAAAGGCGATATCCTGTTTATTCAGCGGGGTTTTTACCTGATGTCGGAATCTATCCATGCAGCGTACAAGAGTTTGGTTTTTTTCTTTGATGAAAAATTGCTGAAAGAATTTGTAGGCCTGCACGGCGAGTTGTTTGAAGGTAGGTCTGAGGGGGAAGGTACCTCGCTGCAATCTCCGATTCTGCATTTACATTCTTCCGAGAATTTCTCACAGTTCGTCGGATCGGTGCTACCGTACTTTCGTTCCCAATCCAGTCTGAAAACGCATTTTCTCCGGCTCAAATTTCAGGAACTTCTGCTGCATCTGTTGGAAATCGATACCTCCGGCAATTTGCAGGCAATCCTGCTCAGCATCCACAAAGGGCAAAAAGCCGATCTGCGCTTTCTGATGAATAGCTACTCCCTCAAACCCCTAACCCTCAACGAACTAGCCCGGCTTTCGGGCCGTAGCTTGTCGGCCTTTAAGCGCGATTTTCAGGAAGAGTTCCACACGTCTCCCGCGCTGTGGATCAAACAAAAAAGACTGGAACACGCTGATCTTCTGCTTCGTACTACGAAAATGAATGTATCCGAAATTAGTAGCGAGATTGGCTACGAAAGCGTATCGCACTTTATTAAAAGCTACAAGGACAAATACGGTTTTACGCCCAAGGGCACCTCATGA